GGAGTTTAGTTCACTCTTATTAGTAACATCTAATAATGGTTCATTTTTATTGCCTTTGCAGCTAAATTAATTGGTTCTTATCAACATCTTTTTGAGCAGGAAGGAACATCTGCACCAACATTCACTCCACATTCAGTCCACATACATGAGCATGGAAAATCCAGTGAAATGTTGGAAAGTAAATGAGACAGTGGTTTGTTttcaaagaaagagaagaagcagaaCATTTTGTACATATATGTGTAATTGGTCTGTGATCTGTTCTGACAAATACTGAGCTCAGTATTTAGTAACTTTAAACATGAGTCAGACTGAATATGAACCACTGACCCCACCTGCAGCTTGGTGTCATTTTTACCAATGTCTGATTGAATCTGAACAGGTACATCAGAGAAAAGCTTCTGTCTGCTCTGATTTCCAAACAGAACTAAAACCAGTTTGTACAAACCAAGCTGAACTGTCATCACATTGGTGTCATTAATATGGAGGAACTGaagtaaacaaaagaaaatgccaAATTAAATCTGATGTTCCATAATCTACTTGTAATAAAATTGAAAATACAGCTACAGAAATGttggataaataaaaaaatatgaatgaataaatttgGAATAAAATATGGTGACAAATATTTGAGAAGAGAACTACACGTCTTTAAAtatccatttaaaatgactgaaaacacctTCAAACTGCATTGAATCTAATTTGAagccattttattttacaaattacaATTCTACAATTCTCTGACAGCTGGGAAACTCCATCTGCAAGATGAAGATGATATTATATGATTGAAACCTCTACAGCAGCTACTAAGTGGACTTAATGGTGAGATTTTCTCAAATCCCCATGCAAAAATACAGACACGTGGTATGGTGTTACACTTCCGATCATAATTAATATTATGATCTGCGCATTCTGCGGGGAGagtttttttcctgtctcttatcaaaacatttacacattttctcatttctgcttttatctcctctgtcttcctgtgttgTGGCTTTACTGGACAGCACTTTGTAAAATCTGCTTCATGTTGATATTGCACGTGCTTGGATGTCAATTACCACAAAAATGTATTATAGAGTAAAAGGCCCTTACACTGTACGTCCTTTGGTTCCCTCATGTCTACCTCACCCAGTTCTTTCTCTTTAGTTTTACAGAATTTTATAGGAAGTTCATCATCTGCACATGCTGTAACAAATGACTTGTTTCCCAACTTCCTCTGTGCTGTTACCAACACTTCTGAAGTTTATTCATATGTCCCTTCTGATTTAACAGGCTACCTACATGGAAAAGCTGAATAATTAGGGTGGTTACTAAAAAGGATGCATGCTGGAAATAAGAGGATAGTGTCCCAAAGATACATAAATCATCACAAATGTATTAGTGGAAGATATGACGCTACTTGAAGACAACTTTGCTTTTTAATAGTTTAACTgaagtgaatgtgtttgttttgacacaATTTAAACACCAAAGTTAATCACTAAATGACTCTGATATAGAGAGAATTTGAAGTCTTTataacaactttttttttttgcacaaaaataaataaaatacatgacTTGATCTCATATCACAGGTCACACCACACTGACAGGCTTCCTGGCACTCCTCAGCTACAATAAGATCTCATGTTTACACAGtttatagtttaaaaaaaaaaaaagaacaaaacacaatgaaaatggCTTTTTCATTTCCCTTTCCTGAATGACAGGTGTTCTTGCATCAGTGAGTGCTTGCAACAACTCAGCCTGTGAGATCAGCTTGTGACTGCACTCTGGTTTCCTGTCCTTGGTAACTTGAACTCCTGGCAAGGATCGGCGAGATCGAGCATCAGGTCTCGTCATGTGACTGTAAGTAAATTGGCTTGGCCTGTTTCCTCAGGCGCTGCTGCGCTCGCAGCTTCCTGCCCTTCTGAGTTGCCAGCCCCAGTGGTGGTAAGTAGGTCTACAGGAACATTTAGAGAGCAAAATAagtgattaaaataaacacaataacctacacaaaacaaaagttgtTTTGATAAATGGTAACTTACAGCCCTGGGATATGGGTTTCTGTAATGTAGGcctgtaaagaaaataataatgttggcagaaatgatcaaaattgtataaaacctttaaaacatGTTACTCTAACAAATCCTACAGTCCTGTGTGGCCATAGCCAAAGCATCTGATTCCCTTGGTATATGGATGATTTCTGGGGTGTAAATGTAATCTGGATTGTCTTTTTTTACTCCTTTCAAAGACGGGATATTAACTAAATTTAAATTATAGCACCCATTAACTAAAAAGCTTATAATctaaccaaacaaaaacaaatgatcacGCATGCAAGAGGAAAACCTTTTCACATCTTATTTTCACAAGTTATTAGAGCAAGCTTATATTTCACTTAACTGTTGTCAACATAAAGCCTGCTCATGCTGATGGTTCTgcttttctgcctttttttttttttttttttttttttttttggtcagcaACATTCAGGTCATCATGTCAATGTTTACTCTGCTTACTCAAGCTGAAACACTCAAGACTTTTAGATGAAGTTGTACACTCACTCAGTGACAAATACTTTATCACGTTACACCTGACTAAATATAATACTGAGCTACGCCCTCAGATTGAAGTTtctaaaatgttaatttcaaTATCATTCACACAAAGGAAACATTACAGGAAATAGTGAAAGTGCAACTGTGTCACATTGTTTACCACGCACCTGACAGATGTTTCACTTGAATTTGGTCGTTCGCATTACTTGGAATGTCTATTAAAAGTTTTAGGCtagacaagacaaaaaatatataaaaatatccTGGAATTCTCATATGAGAAACACGGCACAGGGAAAGCAAGAGGAAGTGCTACATATCTCTCCACTCTTACCTATTTCTATCCTTGCTTCACATTCTTCTATACACCTCTTTATTGACTGTTGATCTGTGAGCTGAAAAGCAGCACACAAAAGAAAGGATTAGTAATGCACACAACCATCAAATTATTAtacatgtctgtttctgtgtattgTTGTTCACACCTGCTGGTTTTGTCTGAACAGAGTGTGGGCCTCCTGAAGTAtgtattttctctcagtctctgtgtcACTTGTAACTCCACTCTGAGCCTGCCAGGTCCGGGCGATGCGAAACACCCGCATATACAGTGACAGCACTGTCCTGCGAGTGCAGGCCGTCATTGGGATCCAATTCTGAGAAAACAGCAGGTGCCtgcacaataaaataaattaagcTTAACTATGTTACAAACCCTGTTATCGCCAACCCCTGTATCATCAGTCTCTTATGTTCACCTCCTGCTATTAAGATAACAGTTTTGTTAACAGGTTTGAGGGTACTTTCATGAAGATTACACACAGAAGTAATCAGGTTTCCAACACCCTGCCCTCAGCTGAACTTGCTCGGTCCCTTTGTCAATTTACATGCCTCTATACTTTATCAGTCATTAAGATGCCAGTTTGATACCAGTTTCCTTGACATCATATTACTTATAAATGGTGACCAGAGAACACAATGCTGCACTGCAACACAGATCTTGAGACAAGCGCCTCAAGATCTGTTAATAACAGAAGAACTGCCTTTgttaaaattgtgttttaatgGAGCAGATTccccaagaaaacaaaaataatcagatcCAATTGACATGCAGCGAACCCTGGAAATCTGGGGCCCTTTTTTAGTCTGGGCCACGGGGTGGTTGCTCGCTCTGTTATCCAGTGTCTCCGTCAATTAACACTAGATGTCACTAGAACCAACACGGGGATGTTTTCCCATACATCACCTTGAGTAACAGTAACATGACTGACTGTAAGGTATGAGTCATATTATTATATGTGCTGAGATTACAGGAAATCTTAAGAATAATATCACAGGCGTCTCTATATCAATTCCTATTTTCTTATAGTGGCATTTCTTGTTAGCATGAAGCTAGCTCTCCTTAAGCCCTCTCACATGACAGCCACACAAATTAGCACTTGCTGTCTCAGAGAAATTAGTCGCGGGGTGACTGCCACATTCAGATTAACGAACTCTATTTGCGTTATCACTCATTATGTTTTACAATTTATCTGACAGCACAAACTTTGACCTACCGACTGTGTCTGAGGAAAAGGCTTGTTCACCAGCAGCTTGCTagggcagcagaaacacatttgTCGCCTGGTGATGACGTTTTCAAAGGTCGCAAAGAAGCAAcgaaaaatatacatttaaatgactgcttccacttttttttttttatcgcaCACAAAGTTGAAGATGTCTTCGCTGTtgaaattatttattacatttgtaCAACTCTTTATTTAGTTAGCCACTTTAAGCCATTTCAGATGAGTTACAAAAGGGTTTTCACGCATTTTCCAATGTTCAGTATTATTCTATAAAGGTTGTGTAAAATGTCATCGTCAAAACACATGCTTCAGTAATCGTTTCTGTAATTATTTATCTATTTGGAGATGTTGTAGTGTTTACAATAACATCGTTTTGTTAAAGTGAAATTAATATCTTGTCGCGGCTACCGCAGAGATGAAGATCAGCTGTTGGAGGAAGTGATGCAGGAAAATGCCCATAATGTAGCTACACTCAATGACTAAAAGGGGGAAGCACAAAGAAACTGGCTCCTGTAGTCCGAGGTGGTCTTTTAACTCTCTCTGTAGACCGAACACAATTCAAAATGGATTCAAAAGCACACCCTGGTTGCTAgctttttacttattttttttctaaaagcGGAGAGGAAGGCGATATTGATGTGGaagttttttttgtcagctgccagctagttagctagctatctGAGTTAACGCGACGAGTTTGCCTCAGTTCGCTTCTGCCCGTTAACGCTACCTTGGCCAACTTACCAACAACTTAATTTGTACTGGCATTCCTGGAGTCATGTATATCCAGTTCCATACAGGAGAATTTCCCGAAAAGGTAAGTTTCTTGACGAGGGTAGTTGCAGTATTTCTCGGTGACTTAACCGAAAGACCTAGCTTAGCCGATAGCTAACTTTTAGTTAACCGAGCTGATGTTAGCTAGCTATGGCGACGTCGTCAGGGCCAGGCAGTTTAGATGTAAATGGCCCGGCGGCGGTGATGTGTAGGGGATTAATAACAGCTTCACAACGGTTACCATCTGATTTAGTGAATGTTTAAATCACCAGGTGTATATGATTATCAAAACACTGTATACATAACACTTAAATGTTGTTCTGTTGAGCTCACCTGATCCTGTTCGTGCTCGCCACTTCCTAAAGAATAAGTTggtaaaataatgataattccAGCCAACATTAGTTAATGTCACATATATAACTTAACTGAGATTGTACACTGGCAGCAAAAATGCAGATATTACACAGTATTCTAGCTGAACTTTATATCCCACTGATTTAGAACCAATAATTAAAACGAATGAATACTGAGGTGTTTGCTAACCTAGCATGCTAGGTTGTTGTGGATAATATTTGATAATTTCAATTAATAACACATCCTTCACACGTCCATCTGATGTTAGTTAGGAAAAGTTAACCAGAGTGGACCTGGGAGACATTTGCCTCTACATGCCCAGTGCGATGATCAGTCATACAGCTGATTAGCGTCTATGCTGAACATAGAGTTTCTTCACTAATGTGAGACTGAGTAAGAGTATCAAGATCAGTGATCACCGCATAAAGTAAAAGATGATTTCAGAGGAAAGGAATCAGAAGTAGCTCGAAGTTGTGGATGTTGCAATATGAGCTGTAACAACAGGACAACAGGACAAAACTACCCTGTGTCCCGTGAGAGGCTCCTTGCTGGACACCTAGCATTAGAAAATTTCAGCCCCAGAGCCAGAGGTGAATAAGCCTTGCTGCAGTCCAtactgcactgtttgtgttcagttaaAATGCTATGAACCGTATTCTTTGTAGTTATCAGTCGCTAATTGTATTGTGTCCTGCAATAAGCCAAACTGTTGTGTTGTGCTCAAATTACATATTCGTAGCATGTTGACTAAAATAGTCCTGCAGGTTGGGGAATGATGAGCTATCACTTTCTGCTTATGATGACAAGATAATGTGTCTTTTCAGCATTGTGGATGTCAAGGTCACGGTGATGGAGCAGAATAGAAAGACACTTTGATCGTTGGCCAGTGCCATCTGAGGGACTGTCTGTAAGTAACCTCCTGACTGCCTGCTTTATCTGTTATCAAACACTTGATCAACTTGTGAATTTTATGGGTGTAGATGTGACCACAGAATGATTAATTGCATTAACttgaacaaataaaatcagcttGTATTATGCAGTTGCGTAAACTGAAGCGAGATAATGTATTTACACATGTTGCATTGGTCTGATAACTTTAAAACCCCAGTTTACATGCAGTTTGGCAATGATCAGGTTTTCACCCTCCTTTCCATGAAAAGTTAACAATCATTACCCGCCTATTATGTGTTCTGCTGCATGTGTTATTTTACTTACTAATCCCACTCTTAGTTAACCACTTTGGTTTAGATTATTGGCATGATTAGAGGGTGTGAGTTTGTACAGTGATGTTACTAGTCACTGTGacaacattcacattttctgaGAATGCATGTGCAattttaaatgcctttaaaaacCTAGAAGGATCACACAAGTTATGTTTTTCTTAACCTGTAAGTTGCTTATTGACAGCCAGTGTCCCCTTGCTCCATGGTTGCTGTTTTTAGCAATTTGATTATTTCTGTGATTGCATTTTTTCACCCACTGTTGTTACTGCTCTTATGTAGGAAGAGAGCAACACTGCACTGCCTGTTGGAGAACCTAGTAACACACTCTGTCAAATAGGGATTGTCTGATATGTTTTCACTCCTGATACTAAGCAAAGATAAGGACACAGTGGTACACAAGTTGTTTTGTAGTTATAGTACATAGGATCATTGTGAAACAGTAAATAAAGCACAATAAAGCTAGTTAAGTCAAACGATAAAGATATACATATTTACTCATACTATAACTGCCTAAAATGGCTGAACCTTTGGTGACAACAAGGAAACCCTAAAAAAGTTCATATTAAAGTTATACAGTTCTTCtgtgatgatgtttttcttATATTTCTAGTATTATATGTATGCATATAAACTGATTTTCTCTGGTCTTCTCTTTATAAGGGTTTTTAAGTCTAGCAGTGCAAGACCTGGATCGTGGCAGATTTGGCACAGGTAGCATTACTTATTGACTTTCAATGTTGAAAAATCCCTGTAGTTTAATTTCTTTCTACTCACAGAAATGTGGATCTTGACCTTTTGATTGTTAGCAGGACTTGACTGAGTTTAGAGCTACACCTGATGATAATGAACATTGTTAAACTGTTCTTTACCTCAGGCCTGAGGGTATGTTGAGACGTCTCGCCAGACCAGAGCAGAGGCGTCTAGGTGGTTCGGACGGGGACTGAAGGCGTGGAGGAAAGACATACAAGGGACCAGGGAGGAAGACATGGGCCAGTGTGTCACCAAGTGTAAGAATCCAACGTCCTCACTCGGCAGTAAGAGTGGTGACAAGGAGAGTAGCTCCAAGTCCCACCACAagaaaggtggtggtggtggtagtgggggcCACAAAGAAGAGCCCAGTGCCCCATGTAGCAAAGCCACCAGTGAGCTGTCGAATGGCACCAAGGCCTTGGAAGTTACAGTGGAGACACCCGTCATACCCACAGTGACTGGGGAACCACGCAAGGACGAGTTTCTGGATGGAGACGGGCTGTCAATGCTGCGCATCGAGGAGCTGTTCTGCTGCTACAAGGATGAACAGGAAGATGCCATCTTAGAAGAAGGCATGGAGAGGTTTTGCAATGACCTTTGTGTGGACCCTGCAGAGTTTCGTGTGCTTGTTCTTGCCTGGAAGTTTCAAGCAGCCACCATGTGCAAGTTTACAAGGTAACATGTAGTTTTGGGGAGTGGGTTTTACTGATAAGTTTTTCAGGATGAACTGCGATAAGTACTCCATAGTAATCTGCTGTAGTTGAAAACTGAGCATTTTTATACAGATTAGTTTGTCTCAGATGACTCAAAAACATAGTTTGATTAGTGTTGGCCCTGATTTAATTACCCAGCACAATGTTGTTTATGCATCTGTGAATACTTATGAAGATGAGCACAGACTATAAAACATGGCACTTATTTTGGTATTATATTTGCCATGTCTCAGCGTGTCACTGAGGCTAAATTCCATTGTTGCATCTCATACCCACCTCTCTCCCCATGTGTGCTGTCTTTATCTTTACTATCAATCGTTACCCATGTAATCCATTCACTCCTTGCACACCAGCTATCAAAACCCTTTCATTGCGCTCCgttaaaatattaaaacctTTCCTAACTCTCAGCTTTGCAGCACATTGTGAGCAGAgccatttgtggttttaaaaaatcacttaGCATCTAATTTCAGTGAAAATTTGCAGGTTCACCACACCTCTAATGTGTTAACTGAGAACTGTGAACATTTTGTTAA
Above is a window of Lates calcarifer isolate ASB-BC8 linkage group LG23, TLL_Latcal_v3, whole genome shotgun sequence DNA encoding:
- the lyrm1 gene encoding LYR motif containing protein 1 isoform X2 codes for the protein MTACTRRTVLSLYMRVFRIARTWQAQSGVTSDTETERKYILQEAHTLFRQNQQLTDQQSIKRCIEECEARIEIGLHYRNPYPRATYLPPLGLATQKGRKLRAQQRLRKQAKPIYLQSHDET
- the lyrm1 gene encoding LYR motif containing protein 1 isoform X1 gives rise to the protein MCFCCPSKLLVNKPFPQTQSNWIPMTACTRRTVLSLYMRVFRIARTWQAQSGVTSDTETERKYILQEAHTLFRQNQQLTDQQSIKRCIEECEARIEIGLHYRNPYPRATYLPPLGLATQKGRKLRAQQRLRKQAKPIYLQSHDET